A stretch of Candidatus Dormiibacterota bacterium DNA encodes these proteins:
- a CDS encoding phosphate/phosphite/phosphonate ABC transporter substrate-binding protein, whose translation MDSRREHLRPTPALRRGLTAAPALAILALAGCGGSTPTTGTAATAAGFTCPNNGTVRMGVEPYDDAAKLLPVLQSVAQQLGTKLGCTVELTVATNYTAEIEAMRNGKLEIGEFGPLGYVLAHQVARAQAVATYTDRSGGPATYTASIVSPQGSGIARLADVAGHSFAYSDVASTSGHLFPAYALKKSGIDPDTGVQALYAGSHTAAFEAIRNRKVDAGELNSNTITSATASGEYKPADYVTLWQSDPIPQDPICVRGDLPASFTKKLSAALAAIDLSTVADPGKVLLGPGFTAQPDSAYTTIRDLVSTLKLDLNNLPK comes from the coding sequence ATGGATTCGAGACGAGAGCACCTCCGACCGACCCCGGCGCTGCGGCGCGGGCTCACCGCCGCGCCGGCGCTGGCGATCCTCGCGCTCGCCGGCTGCGGAGGGTCGACCCCGACCACCGGCACGGCGGCCACCGCCGCCGGGTTCACCTGTCCCAACAACGGCACCGTGCGGATGGGCGTCGAGCCCTACGACGACGCCGCCAAGCTGCTCCCCGTGCTCCAGTCGGTGGCCCAGCAGCTGGGGACGAAGCTGGGCTGCACCGTCGAGCTGACCGTGGCCACCAACTACACCGCCGAGATCGAGGCGATGCGCAACGGCAAGCTGGAGATCGGCGAGTTCGGCCCGCTCGGCTACGTGCTCGCCCACCAGGTGGCGAGGGCGCAGGCGGTGGCCACCTACACCGACAGGAGCGGCGGGCCGGCCACCTACACCGCCAGCATCGTGAGCCCCCAGGGGTCGGGCATCGCCAGGCTCGCCGACGTCGCCGGCCACAGCTTCGCCTACAGCGACGTGGCGTCGACCTCGGGCCACCTGTTCCCCGCCTACGCGCTGAAGAAGTCCGGCATCGACCCCGACACCGGCGTGCAGGCGCTCTACGCGGGCAGCCACACCGCGGCCTTCGAGGCGATCCGCAACAGGAAGGTGGACGCCGGTGAGCTCAACAGCAACACGATCACGTCGGCGACCGCGTCCGGTGAGTACAAGCCGGCGGACTACGTCACCCTGTGGCAGTCCGATCCCATCCCCCAGGACCCGATCTGCGTCCGCGGCGACCTGCCCGCCTCCTTCACGAAGAAGCTGTCCGCGGCCCTCGCCGCCATCGACCTGAGCACCGTCGCCGACCCCGGCAAGGTGCTCCTCGGCCCCGGGTTCACGGCCCAGCCGGACAGCGCCTACACCAC
- the pyk gene encoding pyruvate kinase, which translates to MDALLESFLDSPHPGERRGTFRARRAKIVCTLGPASQTPETIGALIDAGMDVARLNFSHGTREQHLATYRLVREAADARRRAVGVLADLQGPKVRLGSFEGGTALLERGALFTVTAETGHDPGDVLAGSSHRATTSYAALPHDVTAGDTLLIDDGRIRLRALGSSGNDVLCTVVDGGVVSDHKGLTLPGVRMSVPTLSDKDTEDLRFALAMGVDLVALSFVRRPEDIEAVHQVMDACGRRVPVIAKLEREEAVDRLADIVAAFDGLMVARGDLGVEMPLEQLPLIQKRAVRLARESCKPVIVATQMLESMTHDPRPTRAEVSDVANAVLDGADALMLSGETSVGAYPVETVNTMARIIVATERAGLATLPSPASTTPAEAIAAAAPEVALSVDAQALVAFTETGMSARRLSRHRCHIPILVFTPHAAVRSQLALTWGVETFVVPLAGHTDEMVLQVERAMLDLGRCAPDDLVVIVAGTLTGESGSTNLLRIHRVGETGQSG; encoded by the coding sequence ATGGACGCTCTTCTCGAATCCTTTCTCGACTCGCCGCACCCCGGCGAACGCAGGGGGACCTTCAGGGCGCGGCGAGCCAAGATCGTGTGCACCCTCGGCCCCGCCAGCCAGACCCCCGAGACCATCGGTGCGCTGATCGACGCCGGCATGGACGTCGCCCGCCTGAACTTCTCCCACGGGACCCGCGAGCAGCACCTCGCCACCTACCGCCTGGTCCGGGAGGCCGCGGACGCCCGCCGCCGCGCCGTCGGCGTGCTCGCCGACCTCCAGGGGCCGAAGGTGCGGCTGGGCAGCTTCGAGGGGGGGACGGCGCTCCTCGAGCGCGGCGCCCTCTTCACCGTCACCGCCGAGACCGGCCACGACCCCGGGGACGTGCTCGCGGGCTCGAGCCACCGGGCGACCACCAGCTACGCGGCGCTGCCCCACGACGTCACCGCCGGCGACACCCTGCTCATCGACGACGGGCGGATCCGCCTGCGCGCGCTCGGCTCCAGCGGCAACGACGTGCTCTGCACCGTGGTCGACGGCGGCGTGGTCTCCGACCACAAGGGCCTGACCCTGCCCGGGGTGCGGATGAGCGTGCCCACCCTGTCGGACAAGGACACCGAGGACCTGCGCTTCGCGCTGGCGATGGGCGTCGACCTGGTGGCCCTCTCCTTCGTGCGCCGCCCCGAGGACATCGAGGCGGTCCACCAGGTCATGGACGCCTGTGGCCGGCGGGTGCCGGTGATCGCCAAGCTGGAGCGCGAGGAGGCCGTCGACCGGCTGGCGGACATCGTCGCCGCCTTCGACGGCCTGATGGTGGCGCGCGGCGACCTCGGGGTGGAGATGCCCCTCGAACAGCTGCCCCTGATCCAGAAGCGCGCCGTGCGCCTGGCCCGGGAGAGCTGCAAGCCGGTGATCGTCGCCACCCAGATGCTGGAGTCGATGACCCACGATCCCCGGCCCACCCGCGCCGAGGTCTCGGACGTCGCCAACGCGGTGCTCGACGGCGCCGACGCCCTGATGCTCTCCGGTGAGACCAGCGTGGGCGCCTACCCGGTGGAGACCGTGAACACCATGGCCCGGATCATCGTCGCCACCGAGCGGGCGGGGCTGGCCACGCTGCCCTCACCCGCCTCGACCACCCCCGCCGAGGCGATCGCCGCGGCGGCCCCGGAGGTCGCGCTGTCGGTCGACGCCCAGGCGCTGGTCGCCTTCACCGAGACCGGCATGTCAGCGCGTCGGCTCTCCCGCCACCGCTGCCACATCCCCATCCTGGTGTTCACCCCCCACGCCGCGGTGCGCAGCCAGCTGGCGCTGACCTGGGGGGTCGAGACCTTCGTGGTGCCGCTCGCCGGCCACACCGACGAGATGGTGCTGCAGGTCGAGCGGGCGATGCTCGACCTCGGCCGCTGCGCCCCCGACGACCTCGTCGTCATCGTCGCCGGCACCCTGACCGGCGAGAGCGGGTCCACCAACCTGCTGCGCATCCACCGGGTCGGCGAGACCGGCCAGTCCGGCTGA
- the paaE gene encoding 1,2-phenylacetyl-CoA epoxidase subunit PaaE, whose translation MSTAPGAAPAAPRHAVLHELRVAAVEPLTDDSVTITFEVPGRLREAYRHTQGQHVSVRCPVAGDEARRNYSICTPAGSGVLRIAVKRLDGGVFSGYAHTRLRAGDTLEVMTPTGRFHAPLDPGRARQHVAVAVGSGITPVLSIVATTLAVEPRSRVTLLYGNRTTAGIMFLEELFDLKNRFCERFQLVNVLSREEQEAELLNGRLDGERLGRLLDVLLPGGGDEWFLCGPRAMIEEARATLLGRGVEGSRLHSELFHAGADRAAPGRAVPAGPAGGGSRVTVVLDGRSSSFELGAGAEPILDAVLRVRSDAPYACKDGVCGTCRARVLSGAVTMDRNHALEPDEVEAGFVLACQSHPASPAVTLDFDG comes from the coding sequence GTGAGCACGGCGCCCGGGGCGGCGCCCGCGGCACCGCGCCACGCCGTCCTCCACGAGCTGCGGGTGGCCGCCGTCGAGCCGCTCACCGACGACTCCGTCACCATCACCTTCGAGGTGCCGGGGCGGCTCCGCGAGGCCTACCGCCACACCCAGGGCCAGCACGTCTCGGTGCGCTGCCCGGTCGCCGGCGACGAGGCGCGGCGCAACTACTCGATCTGCACCCCGGCGGGCTCGGGGGTGCTGCGCATCGCCGTGAAGCGTCTCGACGGCGGGGTGTTCTCCGGGTACGCGCACACCCGGCTCCGCGCCGGCGACACCCTCGAGGTGATGACCCCGACCGGGCGGTTCCACGCCCCGCTCGACCCTGGCCGGGCCCGGCAGCACGTCGCCGTCGCCGTGGGCAGCGGCATCACCCCGGTGCTCTCGATCGTCGCCACCACCCTGGCGGTCGAGCCGCGCAGCCGGGTCACCCTCCTGTACGGCAACCGCACCACCGCCGGGATCATGTTCCTGGAGGAGCTCTTCGACCTCAAGAACCGGTTCTGCGAGCGCTTCCAGCTGGTCAACGTGCTCTCCCGCGAGGAGCAGGAGGCGGAGCTGCTGAACGGCCGGCTGGACGGCGAACGGCTGGGCCGTCTGCTCGACGTGCTGCTCCCCGGCGGCGGTGACGAGTGGTTCCTCTGCGGTCCGCGGGCGATGATCGAGGAGGCGCGCGCCACCCTGCTCGGGCGCGGGGTGGAGGGGTCGCGGCTCCACTCCGAGCTGTTCCACGCCGGCGCCGACCGCGCCGCCCCCGGTCGCGCGGTGCCCGCCGGGCCCGCCGGGGGCGGCAGCCGGGTCACCGTGGTCCTCGACGGCCGCAGCTCCAGCTTCGAGCTCGGCGCCGGCGCCGAGCCGATCCTCGATGCCGTGCTGCGGGTGCGGAGCGACGCACCCTATGCCTGCAAGGACGGGGTCTGCGGCACCTGCCGGGCGCGGGTGCTGAGCGGCGCGGTGACGATGGACCGCAACCACGCCCTCGAACCCGACGAGGTCGAGGCCGGGTTCGTGCTCGCCTGCCAGTCGCACCCGGCCAGCCCGGCGGTCACCCTCGACTTCGACGGCTGA
- the paaD gene encoding 1,2-phenylacetyl-CoA epoxidase subunit PaaD, whose product MDATARVRALVADVADPEIPALTIEDLGILRGVRLDGGVVVVEITPTYSGCPALAAIREDVESRLREHGHAEVEVRTVLSPAWTTDLITDRGRSRLAAEGIAPPPPPGTAVDPDVPCPQCGSAHTEPLSRFAASPCQALRRCHACREPFPHLRAHR is encoded by the coding sequence GTGGACGCCACCGCGCGGGTGCGCGCCCTGGTCGCGGACGTCGCCGACCCGGAGATCCCCGCGCTCACCATCGAGGACCTCGGCATCCTCCGCGGGGTGCGCCTCGACGGCGGCGTCGTGGTGGTCGAGATCACCCCCACCTACTCCGGCTGCCCGGCGCTGGCGGCGATCCGTGAGGACGTCGAGTCCCGGCTGCGCGAGCACGGCCACGCCGAGGTGGAGGTGCGCACCGTGCTCTCCCCCGCCTGGACCACCGACCTGATCACCGACCGGGGCCGGTCGCGGCTCGCCGCCGAGGGCATCGCCCCTCCCCCACCCCCGGGGACCGCCGTCGATCCGGACGTGCCCTGCCCGCAGTGCGGGTCGGCGCACACCGAGCCGCTCAGCCGGTTCGCCGCCAGCCCCTGCCAGGCGCTGCGCCGCTGCCACGCCTGCCGCGAGCCCTTCCCCCACCTCAGGGCCCACCGGTGA
- the paaC gene encoding 1,2-phenylacetyl-CoA epoxidase subunit PaaC: MTEADLRAACALRLGDDGLILSHRLAEWASLAPELEEDVALTNIALDLLGQARMLLTHAGELEGRGRDEDDLAYLRDEREFVNCLLVEQENGDFAVTIARQLLYSTYQLGLLEGLLGSTDPTLAAVAAKAVLEVDYHRDHAAGWTVRLGDGTEESHRRMQSALDRMWPHTAELFETDEVTGRAAAAGLAPDPASLRPAWDSAVDAVLAEATLARPEGSWGPTGGRRGLHTECFGRLLAEMQHLHRSHAGARW; encoded by the coding sequence GTGACCGAGGCCGACCTCCGGGCGGCGTGCGCGCTCCGGCTCGGCGACGACGGGCTGATCCTCTCCCACCGCCTCGCCGAGTGGGCCTCGCTCGCCCCCGAGCTCGAGGAGGACGTCGCCCTCACCAACATCGCGCTCGACCTGCTCGGCCAGGCGCGGATGCTGCTCACCCACGCGGGCGAGCTCGAGGGTCGCGGCCGCGACGAGGACGACCTCGCCTACCTCCGCGACGAGCGGGAGTTCGTCAACTGCCTGCTGGTGGAGCAGGAGAACGGCGACTTCGCGGTCACGATCGCCCGCCAGCTGCTCTACTCCACGTACCAGCTCGGCCTGCTCGAGGGCCTGCTCGGCTCCACCGACCCCACCCTGGCCGCGGTGGCGGCGAAGGCCGTGCTGGAGGTCGACTACCACCGCGACCACGCCGCCGGCTGGACGGTGCGCCTCGGCGACGGCACCGAGGAGAGCCACCGGCGGATGCAGTCGGCGCTGGACCGGATGTGGCCCCACACCGCCGAGCTCTTCGAGACCGACGAGGTGACCGGCCGCGCCGCCGCCGCCGGCCTCGCACCCGACCCGGCGTCGCTGCGGCCCGCCTGGGACAGCGCGGTGGACGCGGTGCTCGCCGAGGCGACGCTGGCCCGGCCCGAGGGCTCCTGGGGACCCACCGGGGGTCGGCGCGGCCTGCACACCGAGTGCTTCGGCCGCCTGCTCGCGGAGATGCAGCACCTCCACCGCTCCCACGCGGGGGCGCGCTGGTAG
- the paaB gene encoding 1,2-phenylacetyl-CoA epoxidase subunit PaaB → MTEERGWPLWEVFVRSRRGLSHTHAGSLHAADAEMALRNARDVYTRRGEGCSIWVVPANAVTASSPDEKDPFFAPAADKVYRHPTFYDIPDEVRNL, encoded by the coding sequence ATGACCGAGGAGCGCGGCTGGCCGCTGTGGGAGGTGTTCGTGCGCAGCCGGCGCGGCCTCTCCCACACCCACGCCGGCAGCCTCCACGCCGCCGACGCGGAGATGGCGCTGCGCAACGCCCGCGACGTCTACACCCGCCGCGGCGAGGGCTGCAGCATCTGGGTGGTGCCCGCGAACGCGGTCACCGCCTCGTCCCCCGACGAGAAGGACCCGTTCTTCGCGCCCGCCGCCGACAAGGTGTACCGCCACCCCACCTTCTACGACATCCCCGACGAGGTGAGGAACCTGTGA
- the paaA gene encoding 1,2-phenylacetyl-CoA epoxidase subunit PaaA yields the protein MDATATGALEEHFQRTIEADQRVEPRDWMPDAYRASLVRQIAQHAHSEIIGMQPEGNWITRAPSLRRKAILMAKVQDEAGHGLYLYAAAETLGVSRQQLLDLLHRGRQKYSTIFNYPTLTWADVGAIGWLVDGAAITNQIPLCRCSYGPYARAMTRICKEESFHQRQGFELLHTLAHGTAAQHAMAQDAVNRWWWPTLMMFGPPDGDSAHGAQSMAWRIKRHSNDELRQRFVDICVPQAVVLGLSLPDPELRWNPERGHHDIGAIDWDEFRAVVRGDGPCNRQRIAHRVAAHEEGRWVREAALVHAEKQRRRRARGSAE from the coding sequence ATGGACGCGACGGCCACCGGGGCCCTCGAGGAGCACTTCCAGCGCACCATCGAGGCCGATCAGCGGGTCGAGCCCCGCGACTGGATGCCCGACGCCTACCGCGCCAGCCTGGTCCGCCAGATCGCCCAGCACGCCCACTCCGAGATCATCGGGATGCAGCCCGAGGGCAACTGGATCACCCGGGCGCCGTCGCTGCGCCGCAAGGCGATCCTGATGGCGAAGGTGCAGGACGAGGCCGGCCACGGCCTCTACCTCTACGCCGCCGCCGAGACCCTCGGGGTGAGCCGCCAGCAGCTGCTCGACCTGCTCCACCGCGGCCGTCAGAAGTACTCGACGATCTTCAACTACCCGACCCTCACCTGGGCCGACGTCGGCGCCATCGGCTGGCTGGTCGACGGCGCCGCCATCACCAACCAGATCCCGCTCTGCCGCTGCTCCTACGGTCCCTACGCGCGGGCGATGACCCGGATCTGCAAGGAGGAGTCGTTCCACCAGCGCCAGGGCTTCGAGCTGCTCCACACCCTCGCCCACGGCACCGCCGCACAGCACGCCATGGCCCAGGACGCGGTGAACCGCTGGTGGTGGCCGACGCTGATGATGTTCGGGCCCCCCGACGGCGACTCCGCGCACGGCGCACAGTCGATGGCGTGGCGGATCAAGCGCCACTCCAACGACGAGCTGCGTCAGCGCTTCGTCGACATCTGCGTGCCCCAGGCTGTGGTACTCGGGCTCAGCCTCCCCGACCCGGAGCTGCGCTGGAACCCGGAGCGCGGCCACCACGACATCGGCGCCATCGACTGGGACGAGTTCCGCGCCGTGGTCCGCGGCGACGGGCCCTGCAACCGCCAGCGCATCGCCCACCGCGTCGCCGCCCACGAGGAGGGACGCTGGGTGCGCGAGGCGGCGCTCGTCCACGCCGAGAAGCAGCGGCGCCGCCGCGCGCGGGGGTCCGCGGAATGA
- a CDS encoding TetR/AcrR family transcriptional regulator, producing the protein MSARGAPGAGAASAAAPRQRSGERVAYTPQSLLAVAVEAFNQRGYDGTSMEDLAHATGITKSSIYHHVRSKEELLRLAVSRALDRLFAMLEQPEACTGRSIDRLEHMVRSSVQVLVDELPYVTLLLRVRGNTDAEQWALQRRREFDRRVSEMVRSAVEDGDLRDDVDPRLTTRLLFGMINSVVEWYEPSGTGSATELADAVMRLAFDGLRRRDPAT; encoded by the coding sequence ATGAGCGCACGCGGAGCGCCGGGGGCCGGCGCCGCCTCCGCCGCCGCGCCGCGCCAACGCTCCGGCGAGCGCGTCGCCTACACGCCCCAGAGCCTCCTCGCCGTGGCCGTCGAGGCCTTCAACCAGCGCGGCTACGATGGCACCAGCATGGAGGACCTGGCCCATGCCACCGGCATCACCAAGTCCTCGATCTACCACCACGTGCGCAGCAAGGAGGAGCTGCTGCGGCTGGCGGTGAGCCGTGCCCTCGACCGGCTCTTCGCGATGCTCGAGCAGCCCGAGGCCTGCACCGGCCGCTCCATCGACCGGCTCGAGCACATGGTGCGCTCCTCGGTGCAGGTGCTCGTCGACGAGCTTCCCTACGTCACCCTGCTGCTGCGGGTGCGGGGCAACACCGACGCCGAGCAGTGGGCGTTGCAGCGCCGCCGCGAGTTCGACCGCAGGGTGTCGGAGATGGTCCGCAGCGCCGTCGAGGACGGCGACCTCCGCGACGACGTCGACCCCCGCCTGACCACGCGACTGCTGTTCGGCATGATCAACTCGGTGGTGGAGTGGTACGAGCCCTCGGGCACCGGCTCGGCCACCGAGCTCGCCGACGCGGTGATGCGGCTCGCCTTCGACGGCCTGCGGCGCCGCGACCCCGCGACGTGA
- a CDS encoding hotdog fold thioesterase: MSAADELARSCADAILARDTFARQLGVEILEVGTGHAVARLRTGDGMVNGIGTVHGAVVFALADIAYAIACNSHGMATVSRSAEVIHTAPAHPGDVLLATAAERTRIGRNGVYDVTVRREDGAVVAEFRGQSRSLGGALVTDPENGAA; this comes from the coding sequence GTGAGCGCCGCCGACGAGCTCGCCCGGAGCTGCGCCGACGCCATCCTGGCCCGCGACACGTTCGCCCGCCAGCTCGGCGTCGAGATCCTCGAGGTCGGCACCGGGCACGCGGTGGCGCGGCTGCGCACCGGCGACGGCATGGTCAACGGGATCGGCACCGTCCACGGCGCGGTGGTCTTCGCCCTCGCCGACATCGCCTACGCGATCGCCTGCAACAGCCACGGGATGGCCACGGTGTCGCGCAGCGCCGAGGTGATCCACACCGCCCCCGCCCACCCCGGCGACGTGCTGCTGGCGACCGCCGCCGAGCGCACCCGGATCGGCCGCAACGGTGTCTACGACGTCACCGTGCGGCGCGAGGACGGCGCCGTGGTCGCCGAGTTCCGCGGCCAGAGCCGGTCGCTGGGCGGTGCCCTGGTCACCGACCCGGAGAACGGCGCCGCCTGA
- a CDS encoding ABC transporter ATP-binding protein translates to MVQALRSVSLEVNRGDFVAIIGPSGSGKSTLMNILGCLDVPSTGRYLFAGDDVMRLSDDQLARIRNLRIGFVFQQFHLLKKLSAWRNVELPLLYRRARGRREKALAALSMVGLDHRVDHTPNELSGGQQQRVAIARALVTDPELILADEPTGNLDTTSTAEILAILNQLHGDGRTIVLITHDPEIAAVAARVVRISDGVLTEEVPVALTGRRSETARARPRAPRRRAAPIADPPGEAASPPARRRRSA, encoded by the coding sequence ATGGTGCAGGCGCTGCGCTCGGTGTCGCTGGAGGTCAACCGTGGTGACTTCGTCGCCATCATCGGACCGTCCGGCTCCGGCAAGTCGACGCTGATGAACATCCTCGGATGCCTCGACGTGCCCAGCACGGGACGCTACCTGTTCGCCGGCGACGACGTGATGCGCCTCAGCGACGACCAGCTGGCGCGGATCCGCAACCTGCGCATCGGGTTCGTGTTCCAGCAGTTCCACCTGCTGAAGAAGCTCAGCGCCTGGCGCAACGTCGAGCTGCCGCTGCTCTACCGCCGCGCCCGGGGGAGGCGCGAGAAGGCGCTGGCCGCGCTCTCGATGGTGGGCCTCGACCACCGCGTCGACCACACCCCGAACGAGCTCTCCGGCGGCCAGCAGCAGCGCGTCGCCATCGCCCGCGCCCTGGTCACCGACCCCGAGCTGATCCTCGCCGACGAGCCCACCGGCAACCTCGACACCACCTCGACCGCCGAGATCCTCGCCATCCTCAACCAGCTCCACGGCGACGGCCGGACGATCGTGCTCATCACCCACGACCCCGAGATCGCCGCGGTGGCGGCACGGGTGGTGCGGATCAGCGACGGGGTGCTCACCGAGGAGGTGCCCGTGGCCCTCACCGGCCGCCGCTCCGAGACCGCCCGGGCCCGTCCCCGCGCCCCCCGCCGGCGGGCGGCGCCGATCGCCGACCCCCCCGGCGAGGCGGCCTCACCGCCGGCCCGGCGCCGCCGCTCCGCCTGA
- a CDS encoding MFS transporter encodes MTGEGTARTRALAVEAFAELPASLAASAGEQLPAPPPAGRPARRPAGGTTATATAARPRPAAATPKARPVAPKPATRPAAAPRRRAAAMTRPSAPPPTTTRPGLATAVLTAAATLALLGATLPGAAIPSLHASLGASAPDARLTVTLYLVAMGMAVPVAAGLGDRIGAARLLRWSVAALVAASALAGLSWNLGVLLGLRAVQGAAAGLLLPAAVALLCRVRPRTGWVAGPLGGGLLLAPALSPALGAWLAGHLEWRIPPLLMLPLGVATLACARLSLPRAPGEPGARPDPAGMATAALALGALLLALLQGAAWGWGSYPVLGLLAVSLVSVLLLAVVELSVPEPLVDLRRLGSAEVLLVLPLLAVAVAELFGGLVDVPLLLQGAGATGGLQVGMALLLPAALAAGSMAAAMPLRDRLGARWPVAGGLLAVAVATYMLHGVPPSGVARLLLWSSLRAAALGIALAPLVAAAIAPSARVGRAAGVAAVSVLIPAAAGTAVLGSALAVPAWSPGSQAAAGTLPQRLVLLHGDVLLPLPGGTLLHTVMVTAALAALGALLALRLPSGGENAGG; translated from the coding sequence GTGACGGGTGAGGGGACAGCGCGCACCCGCGCGCTCGCCGTCGAGGCGTTCGCGGAGCTGCCCGCCTCGCTGGCGGCATCCGCGGGGGAACAGCTGCCGGCACCGCCCCCCGCCGGACGGCCTGCACGCCGTCCGGCAGGGGGCACCACCGCCACCGCCACCGCGGCGAGGCCGCGCCCGGCGGCGGCGACGCCGAAGGCCCGGCCGGTGGCGCCGAAGCCGGCGACCCGGCCCGCGGCCGCGCCCCGGCGCCGTGCGGCGGCGATGACCCGGCCCTCGGCCCCGCCCCCGACCACGACCCGACCCGGGCTCGCCACCGCCGTGCTGACCGCCGCGGCGACCCTCGCCCTGCTCGGCGCCACCCTGCCGGGTGCGGCGATCCCGTCGCTCCACGCCTCCCTCGGCGCCTCCGCGCCCGACGCCAGGCTCACCGTCACCCTGTACCTGGTGGCGATGGGGATGGCGGTGCCGGTCGCCGCCGGGCTGGGCGACCGCATCGGCGCCGCCCGGCTGCTGCGCTGGTCGGTCGCCGCGCTGGTCGCCGCCTCGGCGCTCGCCGGCCTCTCCTGGAACCTCGGCGTGCTCCTCGGCCTCCGGGCCGTCCAGGGAGCGGCCGCCGGCCTGCTGCTGCCGGCGGCGGTGGCGCTGCTCTGCCGGGTCCGGCCCCGGACCGGCTGGGTGGCCGGCCCGCTCGGCGGGGGGCTGCTGCTGGCGCCCGCCCTCTCCCCCGCCCTCGGCGCCTGGCTGGCCGGCCACCTGGAGTGGCGGATCCCGCCCCTGCTGATGCTCCCGCTCGGAGTCGCGACGCTGGCCTGCGCCCGGCTGTCGCTGCCCCGGGCCCCCGGCGAGCCTGGCGCCCGGCCCGACCCCGCGGGGATGGCCACCGCGGCGCTGGCGCTGGGGGCGCTGCTCCTGGCCCTGCTCCAGGGCGCCGCGTGGGGCTGGGGCTCGTACCCGGTGCTCGGCCTGCTCGCCGTGAGCCTGGTCAGCGTCCTCCTCCTCGCGGTGGTCGAGCTCTCCGTGCCCGAGCCGCTCGTCGACCTCCGACGGCTGGGGTCCGCCGAGGTGCTGCTCGTCCTGCCGCTGCTCGCGGTGGCGGTGGCCGAGCTCTTCGGCGGGCTCGTCGACGTGCCCCTGCTGCTCCAGGGCGCGGGCGCGACCGGCGGTCTGCAGGTGGGGATGGCGCTGCTGCTGCCCGCGGCGCTCGCCGCCGGGTCGATGGCGGCGGCGATGCCGCTCCGGGACCGGCTGGGGGCGCGCTGGCCGGTGGCCGGGGGCCTGCTCGCCGTCGCCGTCGCCACCTACATGCTCCACGGCGTGCCCCCCTCCGGGGTGGCGCGGCTGCTGCTCTGGTCGTCGCTGCGCGCCGCCGCCCTCGGCATCGCCCTGGCCCCCCTGGTGGCGGCGGCGATCGCCCCGTCGGCGCGGGTGGGGCGGGCCGCCGGGGTCGCCGCCGTCTCGGTGCTGATCCCCGCCGCCGCGGGAACCGCGGTGCTCGGGTCGGCGCTGGCGGTGCCGGCGTGGTCGCCGGGGTCGCAGGCGGCCGCGGGGACTCTGCCGCAGCGGCTGGTGCTCCTCCACGGCGACGTCCTCCTCCCCCTCCCCGGCGGCACCCTGCTCCACACCGTGATGGTCACCGCGGCGCTCGCCGCCCTCGGCGCCCTGCTGGCGCTGCGGCTCCCCTCAGGCGGCGAGAACGCCGGAGGCTGA
- the pyrF gene encoding orotidine-5'-phosphate decarboxylase: protein MAPTDFAARLREACERSGSLLCVGLDPTGCATAAEAERLCAELLEATLDQVCAVKPNAAFFEQHGAAGWRVLEGLRARVPADRMLIVDGKRGDIGSTAEAYARALFDGLGADAVTVNPLMGEDAVRPFLERPGRGAFLLARTSNPGATDLLERRLDDGTPVFAHLATLAMRWDPGGAVGLVVGATAPDAVAALRRLAPSAPLLLPGVGAQGGAVEAAVAAGLDAAGGGVVVSVSRGIAAAPEGPAAAARHWRERIETAREGARAGR, encoded by the coding sequence GTGGCGCCGACCGACTTCGCCGCGCGGCTGCGCGAGGCGTGCGAGCGCAGCGGCTCGCTGCTCTGCGTCGGCCTCGACCCGACCGGCTGCGCCACCGCAGCGGAGGCGGAGCGTCTCTGCGCGGAGCTCCTCGAGGCGACCCTCGACCAGGTCTGCGCGGTCAAGCCCAACGCCGCCTTCTTCGAGCAGCACGGGGCCGCCGGCTGGCGGGTGCTGGAGGGGCTGCGCGCCCGGGTCCCGGCCGACCGCATGCTCATCGTCGACGGCAAGCGCGGCGACATCGGCAGCACCGCGGAGGCCTACGCCCGCGCCCTCTTCGACGGTCTCGGCGCCGATGCGGTCACCGTCAACCCGCTGATGGGGGAGGACGCGGTCCGTCCCTTCCTGGAGCGGCCCGGGCGGGGTGCGTTCCTGCTGGCGCGCACCAGCAACCCCGGCGCCACCGACCTGCTCGAGCGCCGCCTCGACGACGGCACCCCGGTGTTCGCCCACCTCGCCACCCTGGCGATGCGCTGGGACCCGGGCGGCGCGGTCGGGCTGGTGGTGGGGGCGACCGCTCCCGACGCGGTGGCGGCGCTGCGCCGGCTGGCGCCGTCGGCGCCGCTGCTGCTCCCCGGGGTGGGCGCCCAGGGCGGCGCCGTCGAGGCGGCGGTCGCCGCCGGGCTCGACGCCGCGGGCGGCGGCGTGGTGGTCAGCGTCAGCCGCGGCATCGCCGCCGCGCCCGAGGGACCGGCGGCGGCGGCGCGGCACTGGCGGGAGCGGATCGAGACCGCCCGCGAGGGTGCCCGGGCCGGGCGCTGA